The genomic segment CAAATCGCCCAGCAGCACGGGGGACGCGTAAATGTTGTCCACCGGAATATCAAAGAAACCCTGGATCTGGTCAGCGTGCAAATCCATGGTCAGCACGCGGTCTACGCCCACGGCTTGCAACATGTTGGCGACCACTTTGGCAGTGATAGGCACACGGGCAGAGCGGGGACGACGGTCTTGACGTGCATAACCGAAGTAGGGAATCACGGCGCTGATGCGCTCAGCAGACGCACGCTTGAGTGCATCGACCATGATCAGCAGTTCCATCAGATTTTCGTTAGTGGGAGCGCAAGTGCTCTGGACCACAAACACGTCGCGGGCGCGAACGTTTTGGTTGATCTCTACCGTGACCTCGCCATCCGAGAAGCGACCGACGGTGGCTGCACCGAGGGAAATGCCGAGGTGCTTGGAAATGTCTTCCGCCATGCCAGGATTGGCATTGCCGGTAAAAACCATGAAATCAGGGGGTGTGAATGCCTGCATGTGGGGAGGTCCAGCGAAGAGAGTGGGTTTATTTTTTCACAGATCGCATGCTGAATCGGGACCGGCCCGAACAGCAATTTGGCAGGGGAAGAAGGATTCGAACCTTCGCATGCTGGAATCAAAATCCAGTGCCTTAACCAACTTGGCGACTCCCCTACACGGGTTGGTAGCTAAACGCTACCCACCGATAAACCATCGCTGGGTGCCCATCCCTGAAGGGGGTGAACATCCAAACTACTGCACAACCTGACTTGACAATCAGTAGGCGCATTACCCATTTCGATGTCCTGAGTGCAGTGCGCAAAAACTGCGCTTCCTGAACCAGTCATTCGACCACTGAGACCTTTTGAATTCAGCCACTGAAGGGCTTGGTTCATTTCCGGGCACAGCGTCTGGGCTATGGCCTGCAAATCATTTCTTGTTGTCTTTAAGACATTTTCGAAAGTGTGTGCAGCGAAGCCATAGATTGTAGCGCACTCTGAATCACGTTTCAAGCTTGGATCGGAAAAAATTCGTTTTGTTTCTAAACCGGCCCCGGGTTTCACGACCAACCAAGGCGAAACCGGGATGTCGATGGGGGTCAGTTTTTCTCCGATGCCTTCTACCCACGCGTTCTTTCCGCCGAGGAAAAAGGGCACATCTGCACCCAGTTTCAGGCCGATCGCTAGCAGCGCAGGCAGCGGCAGATTCAAGTTCCACAGGCGATTCAAGACCAGCAACGTAGACGCTGCATCCGAAGACCCTCCGCCCATGCCTGCTTGCGCCGGGATGGATTTGTGGATGCCGATGTGGGCACCCAAGGCGCAGCCGGTGGCTTGCTGCAAGGCGCGGGCTGCGCGGAGTACGAGATCGTCTTCCGGCAAGGCCCAGCTCAGATCCTCGCGGCTGATACCGCCATCACTGCGCAGGTCGAAGTGGAGGGTGTCACTCCAATCAATCAGCATAAAGGGGGACTGCAACAGGTGATATCCATCCTCGCGGCGACCCACGATATGAAGGAACAAGTTGAGCTTGGCGGGGGCGGGGATGTCGTAGAGCGACTGCATGGCGGCGATTATCTGCGCTGCAGGGTGCGTCGTTCAGGGCTGCAGAATGATTCGCAACTCAACACGCGGCAGCGATGGGTCATCGCGCTGGGCCGTTAATCGACCTTGCTCTAGGGTACTCAGGTCCACGGACCAGCCTGGCACGGGCGTAGCCGTACCCCGGAGCCAATCAAACAGCGCTTGCACCGGGAGCTCGGCGCCGGTAGCCTGCTGCACCAGTGCCTCGACAGAGTCAAACTGGCGGATTTGTCCTTCTGCCGCGAGGGTTGCGGTGCCGGGCGCCCATTGCAGCTTTGTCGCAGTAGTGCCGAGGGGGGTGTAAAAGGCCAGCTGGCCTGCTTCGGCTGAACCACCCAATTCAAAGTCGGCGCTGAAGGCTTGGGGTGGCGTGCTCTGCACTTTGAGGGCCAGTCTGCCGCTCCACTGCGATTCAGCAGGAAAAGTGCTGTTCGCGCCCGGTTTATGTGCGCAACCTGCTATCAAAAAAATAGCAATCCAGAGCGTGAGGCGCGCTCGGGTCCGGATTCCCCAGCTCATAAGGACGGGTTCAGCCGCTGGATGGTCTCGCGCAGGGTTTCGTTGTCTTTTTGCAGTTCCAAGCCCTGCTGCCAAATTTTGGTAGCCGCTTCGCGCTGCCCTGAGACCCACAGCACTTCGCCCAAATGGGCTGCTATTTCTGCGTCCTGCCGGCTGGCATAGGCTTGCTGCAATAGGCGCTGTGCTTCGGGGAGATTGCCGCTGCGGAACTCCACCCACGCGAGGCTGTCGACGATAAAGGGGTCTGCGGGTGCAAACTCCAACGCCTTTTGGATCAGTTGCCGCGCCTCTGGCAGGCGTATGCCACGGTCCGCCAAGGAATAGCCCAATGCGTTGTACGCGTGGTGGTAGTCCGGCGCTTTGGCAATCAGCTTGCGCAGCAGGGTTTCCATCTCCTCAGGTCGACCGAGTTTTTCTGCCACCATGGCCAAGTCGTAGGCAAAGGTGTTGTCATCCGGGTAGGTCTGCACCGCGGTTGTGAGCAAGGTGTAGGCCTCGCTCATTTGCTTGTAGTCGCGGAGCAGCTGGATTTCGGTGGCCAGCTTGGTGCGGGCGTCATCGGCTTGTCGCTCAGGGGCGTTGCGGATCGCGGCACGGGCTTCATCCAGCTTGCCCTGGCGGGCCAGCAGCGTGGCGCGGCGCACAGTCACCCGCAAGGCGTCTTGGGGGCTTTTGATCCGTTGCAGGAGTGCGTTGGCTTCGTCGGGCTTGCCGTTCAGTTCTGCAATCTGGGCGAGCAATAAATAGGCTTGTACCGCGCCCCGTCCGGTTTCGGTCTCGTCATTGGGGTCTTGTTCGGCGGGGAGCAGGCTCAGGTATTGCTTGAGTGATTTCTCTGCCGCGGCCGGGCCTTTGTCCTGGATTTCCAGAGACCCACGTACCAACCAAGCATCCGCAAAATCCGGCTTTTGCGTGTTGATCAGCTGCATTTGGGTGAGTGCTTCGGCAAACCGCTGCGCACCTATCAAGGCCCGCCCGTAGCCCATGCGGATTTCGGGTAGCGCATTGCCAGCCAAGTACTTGCGCACGATCGCCTCGGCGGCGGGCGCTTTGGCATCCATCAAATTCAGGGCGAGTACTGCCGGCTCTTCCGCGTTGGCATCCAGCGCGGCGCCACGTTGGGCTGCATCCAGCGCGCCGGGCAGGTTGCCAGCGCCGATTCGCATCACGCCGACAGCGCTCCACGCCGCGGGTCCGTAGAGCGTGGTGGGCAGGTCTGCTGCCAGCGCCTGTTCGAGCACCGCTGCGGCCAGTGTTTTATCGGTTACCCGCTGGAAATAGCGTGGCAACACATTAATAGTGCCTACCCGGTCCTTTCCCGAGAGGCCTTGGAGTTCGCGTTTGAGTGGTTCGGTCAGTTCAGACAGGCGGTTCGTGCCTATCAATATTTGCAAGATGTAGCGATTGGCATCTTTCGAGCTTGGGAACCCCCGCTGCCAGGCACGGGCGGCCTCCAGCGCAAAGTCCGCGCTTCGGGCGCGTAGGGCCAGCTCTACCGCCCGCTCGTACAGCCGCGGTGAATTGGCGCGCCGGGCTGCATCCAGGGTCAAGGAGAACGCATTGGTCTCATCGCCATTGAAGGCGCTCATTTCTGCCACCAGGATCTGGTACATCAGCCCGGCGTTGAGGTCCGAGTTTGTGATGGGCGCCGGCGCCACAGCCTGCGCGGACCCGAATGGAATGAGTCCGGCCACGACGGAAGCGATAGCGATGAGGCGTTGGGTGCGGTGCATCAGACCATAATAATCCAACCCCCGTATCTGAGAGCGCCCATGCCTGAATTGCCCGAAGTTGAAGTCACCCGCCGGAGTTTTGCCGACCGCATCACCGGCGCCACGATTCAGGCAGTGCACATGGGCAAACCTTTGCGCTGGCCATTGCAATGCGAGCCAGCATCGTTGGCGGGCATGCGGGTGCGTGGCGTCCGGCGCCGGGGCAAGTATCTGTTGATCGACCTCAGCGAAGGCTTGCTGCTGGTGCACTTGGGCATGTCGGGTTCGGTGGTCTTTGACCGGCATTTGCCGCCCGCGGGTGTGCACGACCACTTTGACATGGTCACCGATCTCGGCACCCTGCGCCTGCACGACCCCCGCCGCTTCGGCGCTGTGGTGTTTGCGGCGGGTGAGGCAGACCCGGTTGCGCAAAAACTGCTGGGCCACTTGGGCGTAGAGCCTTTGGGTGACGGTTTTGAGGTGGCCGTTTTTCTGGCCGGGCTGCGGCAGCGCAAAGCCCCCATCAAACAAGTGCTCTTGGCCGGCGAGGTGGTGGTGGGGGTGGGCAATATTTATGCGTCCGAGGCCTTGTTCTTGGCGGGTATACGCCCCACCAGCCCGGCCAACAGCATCAGCAAGCCGCGCGTGGCCAAGCTGCATGCGGCGGTGAAGGATGTGCTGAGCCGCGCGGTAGAGAAGGGCGGCAGCACGCTGCGCGACTTTTCCAACGCCAATGGCGAGAGTGGCTACTTTCAATTAGAGGCCAATGTCTACGGCCGTGAAGGCGCGCCTTGTCGTGTGTGTGCGACACCGGTGCGAGCGATCCGGCAAGGGCAGCGGTCTACCTATTTCTGCATGATTTGCCAGAAGCGCTAGGGCTGGATGGGGTGCTATATTGGCCGATTCCTCGGGGGACTACGTGGCTACTTCATTCAACGATCAATTTGACCAACACGGCACATGGCGGCGTGAGTTTGCGCTGCGCCTGAAGCTGCTGGCCGAATGGCTGAAAGACCACGAGTTGCTGGATGCCGGCGTCGAAGAGCGCCTGTTGCGCCTGGAGACCCAGCTGCGCTCTGACAAGGTGATGGTGGCCTTTGTGGCCGAGTTCTCGCGCGGCAAGTCCGAGATGATCAACGCCTTGTTCTTTGCGGGCTACGGCCGGCGCATCATGCCGGCCAGCGCAGGCCGCACCACCATGTGCCCCACTGAGATGGGTTATGACGCTGAGGTGCCCCCCTGCCTGCGCCTGCTCCCGATCGAGACCCGCCTGCAACCCCAGGCGCTGATGGAATGGCGCATGGCGCCCGAGAAGTGGACCCGCATCGACCTCGATGTGAACAATCCCCAGCAACTGGCCAAGGCCTTGGAAAAAGTCGCCGAAACCATTCGGGTGACACAAGAAGAGGCCCGCGCCTTGGGCTTCTGGAATGCCCAAGCCCCTGAAGACAACCCCATGGTGGACGCGCAGGGCATGGTCGAAGTGCCGCGCTGGCGCCATGCGCTCATCAATATTGCCCACCCGCTGCTCAAGCAGGGGTTGGTGATTCTGGACACCCCGGGCCTGAACGCCATCGGCGCTGAGCCGGAGCTGACCGTCAGCCTGATTCCCCAGGCCCACGCCGTGGTGTTCATGTTGGGCGCCGACACCGGGGTGACCAAGTCTGACTTGGCTATCTGGCGCGAGCACCTGATCACCGAGTCCACCGACCCCGAAGCGCGTTTGGTGGTGCTCAACAAGATCGACACGCTGTGGGACGCCCTCAGTACCCCCGCCCAGATTCAGACCCAGATCGACCGCCAGCGCACCAGCACCGCTGATATTTTGGGGATTTCCAAAGAGCGGGTGATTGCGGTGTCGGCCCAGAAGGGCCTGGTCGCCAAGGTCACCGAAGACGATGCGTTGCTGCGCCAGAGTTGCCTGCCGGTGCTCGAAGACGTGCTCGGCCACGGCATGATGGGCAAGCGCCAGCAGATTCTGGCTTCCGCCATGAAGGGCGGAATTACGGATTTGCGGGCTGAAACCGGTCGCGTCATCAACATCCGTAAGCGCGACCTGACCGAGCAGATGATGGAGTTGCAAAGCCTGCAGGGCAAAAACGCCAACGTCATCAAGCACATGCGCAACCGCATCTCGCAAGAGCAGGCCGAGTTTGACCAGGGCGGCGCCAAGATCCATGCAGTGCGCTCAGTGCATCTGCGCCTGCTGCGCGAGGTGTTCAACATTTTGGGCGCAGCCATGCTCAAGAAAGAAATGGCCGGGCTGGGTGACACGTTGCTGCAAAAGGGCCTCAAGTTGGGCGTCAAGCGGGCTTACAGCGAAACCTTTGACCGCCTGCGTGCCAACCTGCAGCGGGTGCAAGCCCTGTGCGCCGAAATCCAGACCATGCTGGAGGCCAGCTTTACCGCGCTGAACGCCGAATACGGCTTCTCGCTGCAGCCACCGGCGCAGCCGGACATGGCCCGATTCACGGTGGATCTGGACACGATCGAACGCAATCACCTGCAGTATTTGGGCTTGGGCAATGCCTTCCGCCTGGCCCAGCCGGAGTTTGCAGACCGCTTGGTGCGCGCCTTGTCCACGCGGTTGCGCACGGTCCACGAAACCGCCTTGGCAGATGTAGAGCTCTGGAGCAAAGCGTCTGCAGCGCAGCTCGATGCCCAACTGCGCGAGCGCCGCCGCAATTTTGTGCGCCGTATTGAAGCGATTGACCGCATCTCGCAGGCCGCGGGTGGCCTGGAGGACCGCATCGGTGAAATCAATCTGCAGAGCAACGCCCTGAATGTGCTGGACGACAAGCTCATGGAGCTCACCTCCTACCTGGTAGCGGCGCACCAGAGCAGCACCGCGCTGACCGAAGTCGACGTCGAACTGGTCTGACTATGGCGACACCGAGTTTTGCCACCGCCGTGGTGCGCTGGCAGGCGCAGCATGGCCGCAACAGCCTGCCTTGGCAAAACACCCAAGACCCGTACCGGGTGTGGCTGTCAGAGATCATGCTGCAGCAAACGCAGGTGGCCACCGTCATCGGCTATTTCGACCGCTTTTTGGCCCGCTGCCCTACGGTGGCAGACCTGGCCGCCGCCAGCAGTGACGAGGTCATGGGCCTGTGGAGCGGCCTGGGCTACTACAGCCGCGCCCGCAATTTGCACCGCTGCGCCCAGCTGGTCATGGAGCTGCACGGCGGTGCCTTCCCGCGCGATGCGGCCACGCTGGTCACCTTGCCCGGTATAGGCCGCTCCACCGCTGCGGCGATTGCCTCGCTGTGTTTTGACGAGCGGGTGGCCATCATGGATGCCAACGTCAAGCGTGTGCTCACCCGCGTGCTGGGGTTTGACGCCGATCTGGCCTCCACCAAGAATGAGCGCGCTCTGTGGGACCAGGCCACAGCCCTGCTGCCCAGCGCGGCCGAGGTGGCCACTGAGGGCCCGCGTGTGATGCCGCGCTACACACAGGGCATGATGGATTTGGGCGCCTCGCTTTGCAGCCCCAAGCGGCCCAGCTGTTTGCTCTGCCCGGTGCAAAACCAGTGCGCTGCTGCCAAGGCAGGAGACGCCGAGCGCTACCCGGTGCGCACCCGCAAGCTCAAGCGCAGCAGCCAGAGCCTGTGGCTCTTGTGGTTGCGGCGTGTTGATGGCGCAGTGTGGCTGAGCAAGCGCCCCACGCCTGGTGTGTGGGCGGGCTTGCAGTGCTTTCCGCTGTTTGAGAGTGAAGACGCGTTGCGCGCCGCGCTACCGCCCGCGTTTGCTGGCGACTTGCACTTCCTGCCCGCAGTGACCCATGTGCTCACGCATAAAGACCTATTTATGCATCCAGCGCAGGTGGAATGTGCGCAAGTTGCTATGGATTTAATAGCAAGTGGCTTGGGCGAGGGCGCTTGGTTTACGCCCGCCGAATGGGCTGCGGCGGGCTTGCCGGCACCTGTGCGAAAGCTGTTGGAAGGCTAGAGAGGGTTTTGCCGCCGGGCCGCCCCAAGGCGTGGACTCGGGGTTTTGCCAAACGCGCCCCCGTGGGGGGCAGCGACCCGCGCAGCGGCGGAGCGTGGGGGCTTTAGGCTCTTGCGTCCATCTCGCGGTGGCGCTTGAGGGTGATCCACTCACCACTGAAGCGCTTGGCGAGTTGTTCTACCAAAAACACCGAGCGGTGTTGGCCGCCCGTGCAACCGATGGCCACGGTGACATAGCTGCGGTGGTCGCTCGCCAAAGCATCGAGCCAGCTTTCCAGAAAGTGGGCAATGTGGTGCTGCATGAGCGCCACGGCATCTTCGGCCATCAGGAAATCCATCACCGGCTGGTCCCGCCCGGTCAGGTGCTTGAGCTCGGGGTTGTAGTGCGGGTTGGGCAGCATGCGCACATCGAACACGTAGTCCGCATCGGTGGGCACGCCCCGTTTGAAGGCAAACGATTCAAACACCAGCGTGAGTTGCCCCCCGGGCGAGGCGATCAGCGCTTTGACATAGCTCTGCAACTGCGAGGGGCGGATGATGCTGGAGTCAATCACATGGGCCTGCTCGCGCAGGTCGGCCAGCAGCTCGCGCTCCAGCTCAATCGCATCGACCAGCGCGCGGCGCTCATCGCGCTCGCCATGGTCGGAGCTACCCTGTGACAAGGGGTGCTTGCGTCGGGTCTCAGAGTAGCGGCGCACCAGCGTGTCGGTGGTGGAGTCCAAAAACAAAGGCTTGACCACCACGCCCAGCGCCCGCACCGCAGCCAGTTGCTGGGGCACTAAAGGCAGTGAGACCGCGCTGCGCACATCCATCGCAATGGCGATGCGCTGTGCGTCGTGCTGGCGTTCCAGCTCCACAAAGGGCAGCAGCAGCTCGGGCGGCAGGTTGTCGACGCAGTAAAAGCCTGCGTCTTCCAAGGCGTGAAGCGCCACCGATTTGCCGGAACCCGACATGCCGGTGATCAGCACAATTTCCATCGACGTGTGTAGAGAGCTCATTTTTTATAGGCCTGACTGCAACATTTCTTTCGCGTGTGCCAGCGTAGTGCCTGAGAGTTTCTCCCCACCTAGCATGCGGGCAATTTCGGCCACGCGCTGCTCGCCGCCCACGGGGGCCACGGTGCTCAGGGTGGCTTTGCCTTGCAGCTGCTTGGAAACCACCAAATGGTGGTGCGCGCAGGCGGCTACTTGGGGCAGGTGGGTCACGGCCAGCACCTGGCGGTCGCTGCCCAGCTGCTGCATGAGGCGGCCCACGGTTTCGGCGACTGCGCCGCCTACGCCGGAATCCACCTCGTCAAATATCAAGGTCTGGGCGGTGCCCAAGCGGCTGGTGGTCACCGCAATGGCGAGCGCCATGCGCGACAGCTCGCCGCCCGAGGCCACCTTACCCACCGGGCGCGGTGTGCTGCCCGCATGGCCCGCGGCCAGAAACTGCACGTCTTCCAGCCCGCTGGCCTGGGGCTGGGCCAAGGGCTCCAGTGCCACCTCAAACCGGCCGCCTTGCATGCCCAGCCCTTGCATGGCATGGGTGATGCTTTGGGCCAGCAAGGGTGCGGCCTTGGCGCGTTGTTTGGAGAGGGCTTTGGCCTCCGCCATGAAGGCGGCTTGGGCCTTGCGCTCTTTGGCTTGCAGGCCGTCCAGGTCAGCGGCGGCATCCAACTGGGCTAGCTCGGTTTTCCAGCTCGCCCACAACTCGGCCAGCTCTTCGGGCGGGCGCTTGTAGCGGCGCGCCAGGCTCACCCAGAGCGACATGCGTTCGTCCAGCTCCGCCAGCCGCTCCGGGTCCAGCTCGGCGCGGCGGGCATAAGAGCGCAGGCTGTGTACCGTATCTTCTATCTGCGCGACGCTGGAGTTCAGGGCCTCAATGGCATCTTTGAATTCGGCTTCCAGGTGCGACTGGGCTTGCAGCAGCTGCAGGGCAGCGTGCAGCGGGGCTAGCGCATTGGTGTCGTCGTCTTCCAGCAGGTTGACGGCGCCTTGGGCGGCATCAATCAGCGCCTGCCCATTGGCCAGGCGGCTATGGCTGGCGTTGAGCTCGGGCCACTCGTCGGTACCGGGGTTGAGCTTGTCTACCTCGCCAATCTGCCAGGCCAGACGTTCGCGCTCGCGCTGCAGGCTGTCTTGTGCGGCTTGGGCTTGGGTGAGGGCTTGTTGGGTCTGGCGCCAGGTGGCCCACAGGCTGCCCAGAGCGCTGGTGTCCAACTTGGCATAGGCGTCCAGCAAGCCGCGCACTGCCTCAGGCCGGGTCAGGCTTTGCCAGGCGTGCTGGCCGTGAATGTCCAGCAGCTGCTCGCCGATGGTGCGCAACTGCTGCGCGGTGGCGGGGCTGCCATTCACCCAGGCGCGGCTTTTGCCCTGCGTATCTACCGTGCGGCGCAGCAGCAGGGTGTCGCCACTCTCAAACCCGGCCTCGTCCAGTACAGCTTGCAGGCCGGGCGCGTTGTCAAACTCAGCGCTCACATCGGTGCGGGCCGCGCCTTCGCGGATCACGCCGGTGTCGGCGCGCGCGCCAGTGACGAGCTGCAGCGCATCAATCAGGATGGATTTGCCCGCGCCAGTTTCACCTGTCAGCACCGAAAAGCCGGATTCGAGGTCCAGCTCCAGCTCGCTGACGATCACAAAGTCTCTGAGAACAATTCGCTTGAGTGCCATGTTTTCAATAGGGGTGGTGCTTACGCCACCCCTTCATTCCAATGCATTTTCTGGCGCAGGGTGTCAAAGTAGGTCCAGCCCTTCGGGTGCAAAAAGCGCACCTTGTGCTGCGAGCGGGTCACCTCAATGCGGTCGCCGTGCATCAAGCTGGCCAGGCTTTGCATGTCAAAGTTGGCGCTGGCATCGCGTCCTGCTACGATTTCGATAGCTATGTGCGCACTATCGGCGAGGGCTATCGGCCTGTTTGACAATGTATGTGGCGCAATCGGCACCATCACCCAAGCCGCAATCGAGGGGTGCAACAGCGGCCCTCCGGCCGACATGGCGTAGGCGGTGGAGCCCGTGGGCGAGGCGATGATCAGCCCGTCCGCCCGCTGGTTGGCCACAAAGTGTCCGTCTACCTCCACGCGCAGTTCCACCATGCCCGAGGTGGCTCCGCGGTTCACCACCACATCGTTCATAGCTTCGGCCTCAAACACGCAGTGGCCGTCGCGCATCACGCGGGCGCGCATCAGGGCGCGGTCGTCCACCTCGTAGTGGCCAGCCAGCATGGGGGCCAGTGTGGTTTTGTATTGCTCGAAGCGGATGTCGGTAATAAACCCCAGCCGCCCGGAGTTGATGCCGATCAGCGGCACCTGGTAGCGCGCCAACTGGCGCCCGATGCCCAGCATGGTGCCGTCGCCACCCACCACCAAGGCCAGGTCGCAATGGGTGCCAATGCCGTCCACATCCATGGTGGTGTAGTTGCTCAGGCCCGTGTTGGCGGCGGTGTCGGCCTCGATCACCACCTCGCAGCCCTGGTCCATCAAATAATGGGCAATCTCGTCCAGCGATTTGCGGGACGAGGCCCCCGCAGCGCTGGTGCCGGTGGTTTGGTACTTGCCGATCAGAGCGACATGCCTAAATAGAGACAACATGCGCAAATTAGACACTAAATAGGTTACTAAAATGACCGGCATGCTCGATGAACGTTCCAAGATGTTGATGAAGGCGCTCGTAGAGCGCTATATCGCCGATGGACAGCCCGTCGGCAGCCGCACGCTCTCCAAAGAGTCCGGCCTCGACCTCTCGCCCGCCACCATCCGCAACGTCATGTCGGACTTGGAGGACCTGGGCCTCATCGTCAGCCCCCACACCTCGGCCGGGCGCATCCCCACCGCGCGCGGCTACCGCCTGTTTGTGGACACCATGCTCACGGTGCAGCAAGGCCACATGGCTGCGCACAGCCTCGCGCCCGATCAGCCGCAAAAAGTCATCAGCAACGCGGCGAATCTGCTCTCCAACTTGTCGCAGTTTGTGGGGGTGGTGATTGCGCCGCGCCGCACATCGGCTTTCCGGCATATTGAGTTTTTGCGCCTCTCGGAGCGGCGGCTGCTGGTCATCATCGTGGCGCCCGATGGCGATGTGCAAAACCGCGTCATCTTCACCGAGGTGGACTACACCCAAAGCCAGCTCGCCGAGGCGGCCAACTTTTTGAACAGCAGCTACATGGGGCTGGAGATCGAGCAAGTGCGCCAGCGCCTGCAAGGCGAGGTAGAAAGCCTGCGCGGCGAGATTGCCACTCTCATGCAAGCAGCGGTGAATGCCAGCTCGGAAGTGATCTCCGAAACGCAAGACGAAGTGGTGATCTCCGGCGAGCGCAACCTGCTGTCGGTGTCTGACTTTTCGAGCGACATGGGCCACCTGCGCCGCGCGTTTGAGCTGTTTGAGCAAAAGGCCCAGCTTATGCGCCTGCTGGACGTGACCGGCCAGGCCGAAGGCGTGCGCATCTTCATCGGGGGCGAGAGCCAGGTGGTGCCGTTTGAAGACCTGTCCATCGTCAGCAGCCCCTACGAGGTGGATGGCAAAGTGGTTGGCACGCTAGGCGTGATCGGCCCCACCCGCATGGCGTATGACCGCATGATCCAGATTGTGGATATCACCTCCAAGCTGGTGAGCAACGCGCTGAGTCACCACAAATAATGGCGACCAGATAACAGCCAAGATTAAGCACTTTATTGCATCCGTCTGCGCCTAGGCAGCACCAACTAGACCGCTGCTCCAAGCTGCGGACATTCACTCAATTAGACACTCAGACCTGCGCTTGCTGACGGGCTCGAGACAACCGTGCGTTGATGCTCAAAAATCTCTGCAACAACAGCGCTGACATGGTGGTTGCTGTCTATAGCGATCATGCTAGTTGCTTCGCGAACTTCTCTAAGGCCCAAGCCGCAATTCAAGATTTCAGCATCCCCCCAACTAAAAGGAGGCGTCGTGTGCATATAGTGAGCCGACGCCACAAGGGTGGCGCAAAGCCGTTTGTGTTGAGAAGTCAATGTTTCCAGTCGCTTTGAATGTCCACGCACAATGAAATACTGATTGTTAATGGTGTATCGAATTTTGGCGTTTGCATCAGGAGCAATCACTCCCTCAATCGCATCAGGGTTTCGAATCAAATAGTCGCCAAAAATAAGTGACGTGTCTTTGCTGGCAGAGAAAATTGCTTTCCAGGCAAGCATTTCGATGCGCGGGATGCAGCCTTCCGAGTTCGTTTTGTTTACCGCCGCATTCACAACTGCAGGCATCGATCCACCTGCAACAATTACAGTGCCGAAGCCCAAACCACGCAAAACGCCTACGGCGCGCTCAACATCTCCCATTAAGTCTGGGACTGCAACCGTAGATACGTTGCCGAAGTCGAGGAGGATGTAGCAATTTTTTGGTCCGACGTTGAGCGCTTCCATGATTTCATTCATGCGCTCAGAGAAATACTCAACGTCAGGCATGTCATCTTGCACGGCTTCACGATCAATGCGAATGCAAGGTGTTACTTGTACCGAAGTACGAATATTCTTGTGCGCTTGGACGTACAGAGGATCGTCCCAACGGTCGTAACCGACTACCGGTTGAACCGGAACGCCATTTGATCGGAACACTGAAAACGCATATTCCAAAACATGAATTCCACTTTCGGTTCGCGCGTTCGGCTTCCACTTAGAAATATCTAAAAACGCCTGGCGTCCGGGCCAAGCTTTGCCAGCGCTAGTCGCAGTTCGAAGGATGGATTTTTCGAACAAACGTGCATCGGGCTTTTGGGCGGGCAACTCAAAGACAGGCATCACTTTTTCTGAAATACCTGCCGCCAAGTTTGTAAGGGCTGTGAATTCACCCTTTTTAGCGCCCATCACTGGAACATATAGAAGACTCATTTAGACCTCCAGCTCAGAAAAGTTAAAGTGTTTACGTACC from the Rhodoferax potami genome contains:
- the recN gene encoding DNA repair protein RecN translates to MALKRIVLRDFVIVSELELDLESGFSVLTGETGAGKSILIDALQLVTGARADTGVIREGAARTDVSAEFDNAPGLQAVLDEAGFESGDTLLLRRTVDTQGKSRAWVNGSPATAQQLRTIGEQLLDIHGQHAWQSLTRPEAVRGLLDAYAKLDTSALGSLWATWRQTQQALTQAQAAQDSLQRERERLAWQIGEVDKLNPGTDEWPELNASHSRLANGQALIDAAQGAVNLLEDDDTNALAPLHAALQLLQAQSHLEAEFKDAIEALNSSVAQIEDTVHSLRSYARRAELDPERLAELDERMSLWVSLARRYKRPPEELAELWASWKTELAQLDAAADLDGLQAKERKAQAAFMAEAKALSKQRAKAAPLLAQSITHAMQGLGMQGGRFEVALEPLAQPQASGLEDVQFLAAGHAGSTPRPVGKVASGGELSRMALAIAVTTSRLGTAQTLIFDEVDSGVGGAVAETVGRLMQQLGSDRQVLAVTHLPQVAACAHHHLVVSKQLQGKATLSTVAPVGGEQRVAEIARMLGGEKLSGTTLAHAKEMLQSGL
- a CDS encoding NAD kinase, whose protein sequence is MLSLFRHVALIGKYQTTGTSAAGASSRKSLDEIAHYLMDQGCEVVIEADTAANTGLSNYTTMDVDGIGTHCDLALVVGGDGTMLGIGRQLARYQVPLIGINSGRLGFITDIRFEQYKTTLAPMLAGHYEVDDRALMRARVMRDGHCVFEAEAMNDVVVNRGATSGMVELRVEVDGHFVANQRADGLIIASPTGSTAYAMSAGGPLLHPSIAAWVMVPIAPHTLSNRPIALADSAHIAIEIVAGRDASANFDMQSLASLMHGDRIEVTRSQHKVRFLHPKGWTYFDTLRQKMHWNEGVA
- the mutY gene encoding A/G-specific adenine glycosylase; this encodes MATPSFATAVVRWQAQHGRNSLPWQNTQDPYRVWLSEIMLQQTQVATVIGYFDRFLARCPTVADLAAASSDEVMGLWSGLGYYSRARNLHRCAQLVMELHGGAFPRDAATLVTLPGIGRSTAAAIASLCFDERVAIMDANVKRVLTRVLGFDADLASTKNERALWDQATALLPSAAEVATEGPRVMPRYTQGMMDLGASLCSPKRPSCLLCPVQNQCAAAKAGDAERYPVRTRKLKRSSQSLWLLWLRRVDGAVWLSKRPTPGVWAGLQCFPLFESEDALRAALPPAFAGDLHFLPAVTHVLTHKDLFMHPAQVECAQVAMDLIASGLGEGAWFTPAEWAAAGLPAPVRKLLEG
- a CDS encoding dynamin family protein; translated protein: MATSFNDQFDQHGTWRREFALRLKLLAEWLKDHELLDAGVEERLLRLETQLRSDKVMVAFVAEFSRGKSEMINALFFAGYGRRIMPASAGRTTMCPTEMGYDAEVPPCLRLLPIETRLQPQALMEWRMAPEKWTRIDLDVNNPQQLAKALEKVAETIRVTQEEARALGFWNAQAPEDNPMVDAQGMVEVPRWRHALINIAHPLLKQGLVILDTPGLNAIGAEPELTVSLIPQAHAVVFMLGADTGVTKSDLAIWREHLITESTDPEARLVVLNKIDTLWDALSTPAQIQTQIDRQRTSTADILGISKERVIAVSAQKGLVAKVTEDDALLRQSCLPVLEDVLGHGMMGKRQQILASAMKGGITDLRAETGRVINIRKRDLTEQMMELQSLQGKNANVIKHMRNRISQEQAEFDQGGAKIHAVRSVHLRLLREVFNILGAAMLKKEMAGLGDTLLQKGLKLGVKRAYSETFDRLRANLQRVQALCAEIQTMLEASFTALNAEYGFSLQPPAQPDMARFTVDLDTIERNHLQYLGLGNAFRLAQPEFADRLVRALSTRLRTVHETALADVELWSKASAAQLDAQLRERRRNFVRRIEAIDRISQAAGGLEDRIGEINLQSNALNVLDDKLMELTSYLVAAHQSSTALTEVDVELV
- the rapZ gene encoding RNase adapter RapZ codes for the protein MSSLHTSMEIVLITGMSGSGKSVALHALEDAGFYCVDNLPPELLLPFVELERQHDAQRIAIAMDVRSAVSLPLVPQQLAAVRALGVVVKPLFLDSTTDTLVRRYSETRRKHPLSQGSSDHGERDERRALVDAIELERELLADLREQAHVIDSSIIRPSQLQSYVKALIASPGGQLTLVFESFAFKRGVPTDADYVFDVRMLPNPHYNPELKHLTGRDQPVMDFLMAEDAVALMQHHIAHFLESWLDALASDHRSYVTVAIGCTGGQHRSVFLVEQLAKRFSGEWITLKRHREMDARA